One window from the genome of Saccharomyces mikatae IFO 1815 strain IFO1815 genome assembly, chromosome: 6 encodes:
- the MSM1 gene encoding methionine--tRNA ligase MSM1 (similar to Saccharomyces cerevisiae MSM1 (YGR171C); ancestral locus Anc_5.176) translates to MQCRSIAHRLYSKVSHITTPIFYPNAKPHLGHLYSSLLSDVHHRWQLLNGNLSFFTTGTDEHGLKIQCASESKGYDQPKKFVDKLYLDFVQLDKVYDINYTRFIRTTDPDHIENVIKLWELCSKNGFIYKGEHKGWYSISDETFYPESKVIKDPKNDGKYLNTESNNEVIYQSETNYFFRLSSFNKRIVDHIKNNPTFIFPGSKRDQILKELETSGVLPDLSISRPSSRLKWGIPTPNDPSQKVYVWFDALCNYLSSIGGIPFILSDVAEVASKHHNIRSNHETHSVIPYPKEVWQNTTHVIGKDIAKFHTIYWPAFLFAAGLPLPKQIVVHGHWLCNGMKMSKSLGNVIDPIDMANYYGADIVRWFLLENSKLEEDGDFQETKLFETRELLVSKWGNLINRCCSSKFNIGRAVMKFGNKESSYLQEIFKNEPVVSQQIDNLVKLLDKSREVFDEKITIFQYSQLLKHVWGIINDANTLVQSSKPWEREMNQQDAIMFLAMETSRILSILCQPMIPSLSRSFLDRIDVFKEKRTINYSIFGCDGTYGMQSNNKGREVPLKKIPFRLSE, encoded by the coding sequence ATGCAATGCAGATCAATTGCACATCGATTATATTCCAAAGTTTCTCACATAACGACCCCAATTTTTTATCCCAATGCTAAACCGCACCTTGGGCATCTTTACTCCAGTTTATTAAGCGATGTTCACCATCGATGGCAACTATTGAACGGAAACCTCTCCTTCTTCACTACAGGTACCGATGAACACGGTTTGAAAATCCAATGTGCTAGTGAATCCAAAGGGTATGAtcaaccaaaaaaatttgtcgATAAATTATACCTGGACTTTGTTCAATTAGACAAGGTATATGATATCAATTATACTAGATTTATAAGAACAACAGATCCTGATCACATCGAAAACGTGATAAAACTGTGGGAactttgttcaaaaaatggCTTTATTTACAAGGGCGAACATAAAGGCTGGTACTCGATTTCTGATGAAACTTTCTATCCGGAATCTAAAGTCATTAAAGACCCTAAAAATGATGGTAAATATTTGAACACTGAATCGAATAATGAAGTAATTTATCAATCAGAGacaaattattttttcaggttatcttcattcaacaaaagaataGTTGAtcatataaaaaataatccgacttttatttttcctgGTTCTAAAAGAgatcaaattttgaaagaattagaAACTAGTGGAGTATTGCCAGATTTATCGATATCAAGACCTTCTTCAAGACTCAAGTGGGGTATACCGACTCCTAATGACCCATCGCAAAAAGTTTATGTGTGGTTTGATGCCCTATGTAACTACCTTTCCTCCATTGGTGGCATACCTTTCATCTTGAGCGATGTTGCTGAGGTAGCATCGAAACATCATAACATTAGATCAAATCACGAAACACATTCGGTAATACCATACCCGAAAGAAGTCTGGCAGAATACAACTCACGTGATAGGAAAAGACATCGCTAAATTTCATACCATATATTGGCCTGCTTTCTTATTTGCGGCTGGATTGCCTTTACCGAAGCAAATTGTTGTCCATGGACATTGGCTATGCAATGGAATGAAGATGTCTAAAAGTTTAGGGAATGTAATAGACCCGATTGATATGGCAAATTACTATGGTGCCGATATTGTGCGATGGTTCTTACTAGAAAATTCTAAACTGGAAGAGGATGGCGACTTCCAGGAAACCAAATTATTTGAAACGAGAGAACTTCTAGTCTCCAAATGGGGAAATCTGATTAATAGATGTTGTAGCTCGAAATTCAATATTGGGAGAGCTGTAATGAAATTTGGTAACAAAGAATCTTCATATTTACAggaaatattcaaaaatgagCCAGTTGTTTCCCAACAAATTGATAACTTAGTCAAATTATTGGACAAATCAAGAgaagtttttgatgaaaaaataactatTTTCCAATATTCTCAACTGCTGAAGCATGTTTGGGGGATAATCAACGATGCTAATACCTTGGTTCAAAGCAGTAAACCTTGGGAGAGGGAAATGAATCAGCAAGATGCTATAATGTTTTTGGCGATGGAAACATCTAGAATTCTCTCCATTTTATGCCAGCCTATGATTCCATCTCTCTCACGAAGTTTTCTAGATCGTATTGATGTTTTTAAGGAGAAAAGGACTATAAATTACTCTATATTCGGGTGTGATGGAACATATGGGATGCAATCGAATAACAAAGGCCGGGAAGTtccattgaagaaaattccATTTAGGTTATCGGAGTAA
- the PBP1 gene encoding Pbp1p (similar to Saccharomyces cerevisiae PBP1 (YGR178C); ancestral locus Anc_5.182) codes for MKGNFRKRDSSINSRKGGNLENNYTNGGGPNQNNGLMFYESAETTKNFDDRQDYLLANSIGSNVTVTVTSGVKYTGLLVSCNLESTNGIDVVLRFPRVSDSGVSSSVDELAKTLGETLLIHGEDVAELELRNIDLSLDEKWENSKAQEVTSARASNEKEKVNEEPNESSKFKTDVDISGSGREIKERKLEKWAPEEGTEHFDMSKGQALEDDSATWDQFAVNEKKFGVKSTFDEHLYTTKINKNDPNYGKRLQEAERIAKEIESQGASGNIHISEDRGIIVDDSGLDEEDLYSGVDRRGDELLAALKSNSKPNSNKGNRYVPPTLRQQPHHMDPAIISSTNSNNNENIVTTDIAASVEEPKEGNTAQKISKKKKNLSSKEAQIEELKKFSEKFKVPYDMPKDMPEVLKRSNSTLKSNSSLPPKPTSKTPSARTVSPTAQVPAGKSESRRSGSNMSPGQSSAGHTTRSSTSSRRRNHGSFFGAKNPHTNDAKRVAFGKSFNMFIKSKEAHDEKQRGDNVSENMEPFFIEKPYFTAPTWLNTIEESYKTFFPDEDTAIQEAQTKFQQRQMNAMGNGAPGMNPNMGINMGGMMGFPMGGPSASPNPMMNGFAAGSMGMYMPFQPQPMFYHPSMPQMMPVMGNNGTEEGGGNISPHMPTGFMAAGPGAPMGAFGYPGGMPFQGMMGSGPSGMPASSSAMHNHGHGRNYHQTNHHGNHSSSTNGHK; via the coding sequence ATGAAGGGAAACTTCAGGAAAAGAGATAGCTCTATAAACTCGAGAAAGGGAGGTAATCTTGAGAACAACTACACAAATGGAGGTGGTCCTAATCAAAACAACGGTTTGATGTTTTATGAAAGCGCTGAAACTACGAAAAACTTCGACGACCGTCAAGATTATCTATTGGCCAACAGCATTGGTTCTAATGTAACAGTTACTGTCACTTCTGGTGTGAAATATACCGGGTTATTGGTATCTTGTAATTTGGAATCTACTAATGGTATTGATGTTGTCTTGAGATTCCCCAGAGTTTCTGACTCAGGAGTTAGTAGCTCGGTTGATGAGCTGGCTAAAACTTTGGGGGAAACCTTATTGATTCATGGTGAAGATGTCGCTGAACTGGAATTGAGGAACATTGATTTGTCTCTGGATGAGAAATGGGAAAATTCTAAAGCTCAAGAGGTAACATCCGCCAGAGCTAGTaatgaaaaggagaaaGTCAATGAAGAACCGAATGAAAGTTCTAAATTCAAAACTGATGTTGATATCTCTGGCTCTGGCAGAGAAATTAAAGAGCGTAAGTTGGAAAAATGGGCACCGGAAGAAGGCACGGAACATTTCGATATGAGCAAGGGTCAAGCTTTAGAAGACGATTCGGCCACTTGGGATCAATTTGCTGTGaacgagaaaaaatttggtGTAAAGTCAACTTTTGATGAACATTTGTACACAACAAAAATTAATAAGAATGACCCTAATTATGGTAAGAGGCTACAGGAAGCCGAAAGAATTGCCAAAGAGATTGAATCACAAGGTGCTTCCGGTAATATTCACATTTCAGAAGACAGAGGCATCATTGTTGATGATTCTGGCttagatgaagaagatttatACTCTGGGGTTGACAGAAGAGGTGATGAGTTGTTGGCCGCTTTGAAAAGCAACTCCAAACCCAACTCGAATAAGGGGAACAGATATGTTCCACCCACCTTAAGACAGCAGCCTCATCATATGGATCCAGCaatcatttcttcaactaattctaacaacaatgaaaatattgttACTACGGATATTGCTGCTTCTGTAGAAGAACCAAAAGAGGGAAATACTGCACAAAAGAtttccaagaaaaagaaaaatttgagCAGTAAAGAGGCacaaattgaagaattgaaaaaattttccgaGAAGTTCAAGGTTCCATATGATATGCCGAAGGATATGCCAGAAGTCTTAAAAAGATCAAACTCCACCTTGAAATCTAATTCATCGTTGCCTCCGAAACCAACTAGCAAAACTCCCTCTGCTAGAACTGTCTCTCCTACTGCACAGGTCCCGGCAGGGAAATCAGAATCTAGAAGAAGTGGCAGCAACATGTCTCCAGGTCAATCGTCGGCTGGTCACACCACAAGATCTAGTACCTCTTCGAGAAGACGCAATCATGGTTCCTTTTTTGGGGCTAAAAATCCTCATACTAATGACGCCAAGAGAGTCGCTTTCGGGAAAAGCTTCAATATGTTTATCAAATCCAAAGAGGCACATGATGAAAAACAGAGAGGCGATAATGTATCGGAGAATATGGAACCattctttattgaaaaacctTATTTTACCGCGCCGACTTGGCTCAATacaattgaagaatctTACAAGACATTTTTCCCCGATGAGGACACAGCTATTCAAGAGGCTCAAACCAAATTCCAACAACGCCAAATGAACGCCATGGGTAATGGTGCGCCTGGAATGAATCCAAATATGGGTATCAATATGGGCGGAATGATGGGGTTCCCTATGGGAGGTCCTTCAGCGTCACCAAATCCTATGATGAATGGCTTTGCTGCGGGATCAATGGGTATGTATATGCCATTCCAACCTCAGCCAATGTTTTATCACCCATCGATGCCTCAAATGATGCCAGTTATGGGTAACAATGGGACTGAAGAAGGGGGAGGGAATATTTCGCCTCATATGCCTACAGGTTTTATGGCAGCAGGCCCTGGCGCACCTATGGGAGCATTTGGGTATCCAGGGGGCATGCCATTTCAAGGAATGATGGGATCAGGCCCGTCTGGCATGCCAGCAAGTAGTTCGGCAATGCACAATCATGGACACGGGAGGAATTACCACCAGACTAACCACCATGGAAACCACAGTAGCAGTACTAATGGCCATAAATAG
- the ATF2 gene encoding alcohol O-acetyltransferase (similar to Saccharomyces cerevisiae ATF2 (YGR177C); ancestral locus Anc_5.184), translated as MEDIEGYEPHVTLELINRGHARRMGHLENYFAILSRQNMYSNFTVYAELNKSVSRRQLKLALRILLHKYPILAHTVIPKKYPDHEAYYCSEEYLNTPFPQHDFIKVIPHLELNDLIMNNQPAYREVIEKVSEQFRRDDFKVTNSLIELITPVIVPLGDLKRPNWRLICLPGKNTSQADTWTNFVYVSNHCGSDGVSGTNFFQDLAVLLAEIEEHGFDYDEQLIEDDVIIDYNEDYGEISKFPIPITDRIDYKPKVTSLPSFFLKAFIYEHCNYKTSSESTVTARYNPSTKANASYNHLLHFSTKETDQIRAEIKKNVHDGCTITPFIQACFFVALYRYDKLFTKSFLEYGFDVALPSNTRRFLPKDKELRDAYKYGANVGGSHYAYLISSFNISEGDNDKFWSLVEYYHDCFLRSYENGDHLIGLGALQLDFIVQNKNIDELIVKSYLDQQRGGAIISNVGLVRQDTTKPYYIRDLIFSQSAGALRFAFGLNICSTNVNGMNMDMSVVQGTLRDRGEWESFCEIFYQAIGEFASL; from the coding sequence ATGGAAGATATAGAAGGATACGAACCACATGTCACCTTAGAATTGATCAATCGTGGCCATGCAAGACGGATGGGTCACTTGGAAAACTATTTTGCTATTTTGAGTAGGCAAAATATGTACTCAAATTTCACTGTTTATGCAGAATTGAATAAGAGTGTTAGCAGGAGACAGCTGAAACTTGCCTTGAGGATACTGCTCCATAAATACCCAATTCTTGCGCATACAGTCATTCCTAAGAAATACCCTGACCACGAAGCGTATTATTGTAGCGAGGAGTACCTCAATACCCCCTTCCCCCAACATGATTTCATAAAAGTGATTCCTCATCTTGAGTTGAATGATTTGATAATGAATAACCAACCGGCATACAGAGAAGTCATAGAGAAAGTTTCAGAACAATTCAGGAGAGATGATTTCAAAGTGACAAATAGCTTAATTGAATTAATTACGCCTGTAATCGTACCGCTGGGTGACTTGAAAAGGCCTAATTGGAGGTTAATTTGTTTACCAGGTAAGAACACTAGCCAAGCCGACACGTGGACTAACTTTGTTTATGTCAGTAACCATTGTGGCTCTGATGGTGTTAGTGgaacaaattttttccaagatCTAGCTGTACTCCTCgctgaaattgaagaacaCGGTTTCGATTATGACGAACAGCTGATCGAAGATGACGTTATCATTGATTATAATGAAGATTACGGGgaaatttccaaatttcCAATACCCATTACGGATCGTATTGACTACAAGCCTAAAGTGACCTCGTTACCCAGTTTTTTCCTAAAGGCCTTTATATATGAGCATTGTAACTATAAAACGTCGAGCGAATCGACAGTTACTGCTAGGTATAATCCTTCCACCAAGGCTAATGCCAGTTACAATCATTTGTTGCATTTCAGCACCAAGGAGACAGATCAAATTAGAgcagaaatcaaaaaaaatgttcacGACGGGTGTACCATAACACCTTTTATCCAAGCGTGCTTTTTTGTAGCCCTATATAGATACGATAAACTGTTCACAAAATCTTTTCTCGAGTATGGGTTTGATGTAGCGCTTCCAAGCAATACAAGGAGGTTCCTACCAAAGGATAAAGAGTTGAGAGACGCCTACAAATACGGCGCCAATGTTGGTGGTTCGCATTATGCTTATTTGATATCATCATTTAATATATCTGAAGGCGACAACGACAAGTTTTGGAGCCTTGTCGAATACTATCATGATTGTTTTTTAAGATCATACGAGAATGGAGACCATTTAATTGGTTTAGGAGCGTTACAACTTGATTTCATCGTTCAAAACAAGAATATTGACGAGCTCATTGTCAAATCTTATCTAGACCAGCAAAGAGGCGGTGCGATCATCAGCAACGTAGGGTTAGTCAGACAAGATACGACCAAGCCGTACTACATTCGGGACTTAATTTTCTCGCAGTCTGCAGGCGCCTTGAGATTTGCATTTGGCCTAAACATCTGCTCCACAAACGTGAACGGTATGAATATGGACATGAGTGTAGTCCAAGGAACTCTACGGGATCGTGGCGAATGGGAATCGTTCTGCGAAATCTTCTACCAAGCCATCGGTGAATTTGCGTCGCTTTGA
- the RBG2 gene encoding Rbg2p (similar to Saccharomyces cerevisiae RBG2 (YGR173W); ancestral locus Anc_5.178), producing the protein MGIIDKIKAIEEEMARTQKNKATEHHLGLLKGKLARYRQQLLADEAGSGGGGGSGFEVAKSGDARVVLIGYPSVGKSSLLGKITTTKSEIAHYAFTTLTSVPGVLKYQGAEIQIVDLPGIIYGASQGKGRGRQVVATARTADLVLMVLDATKSEHQRASLEKELENVGIRLNKEKPNIYYKKKETGGVKVTFTSPPKTNLTEQAIKMILRDYRIHNAEVLVRDDECTIDDFIDVINEQHRNYVKCLYVYNKIDAVSLEEVDKLAREPNTVVMSCEMNLGIQDVVEEIWYQLNLSRVYTKKRGVRPVFDDPLVVRNNSTIGDLCHGIHRDFKDKFKYALVWGSSAKHSPQKCGLNHRIDDEDVVSLFAK; encoded by the coding sequence ATGGGTATTATTGACAAAATCAAAGCCATCGAGGAAGAAATGGCCAGGACCCAAAAGAATAAGGCCACAGAACACCATCTGGGTCTTTTGAAGGGTAAACTGGCTAGATATAGACAACAATTGTTGGCTGATGAAGCTGGTAGCGGTGGTGGTGGAGGATCTGGTTTTGAAGTGGCGAAGTCAGGCGATGCTAGAGTTGTTTTGATAGGTTACCCCTCTGTTGGTAAATCTTCTCTATTGGGTAAAATAACTACTACTAAATCTGAAATTGCCCATTATGCATTCACTACATTGACATCAGTTCCCGGTGTATTAAAATATCAAGGTGCCGAAATCCAAATTGTAGATCTTCCAGGTATTATTTATGGTGCTTCGCAAGGTAAAGGCCGAGGTAGACAAGTTGTCGCCACTGCAAGGACTGCCGACTTAGTATTGATGGTCTTAGACGCTACGAAGAGTGAACATCAGCGAGCATctttagaaaaggaattaGAAAACGTAGGGATCAGGCTTAATAAGGAAAAACCAAATATCtactataaaaaaaaagaaactggtGGCGTCAAAGTTACATTCACTTCCCCTCCAAAAACCAATCTAACCGAGCAAGCAATCAAAATGATATTGAGAGATTATCGTATCCATAATGCAGAAGTTCTAGTAAGAGATGATGAATGTACAATCGACGATTTTATCGACGTTATTAACGAACAACATAGAAATTATGTCAAATGTCTTTATGTGTATAACAAGATTGACGCAGTTTCATTAGAAGAAGTGGATAAACTTGCCAGAGAACCAAACACTGTCGTAATGTCGTGTGAAATGAATCTAGGCATACAAGatgttgttgaagaaatttggTACCAGCTGAACTTGAGCCGTGTGTATACAAAGAAGAGAGGTGTTAGACCGGTATTTGATGATCCTTTGGTTGTAAGAAACAACTCCACTATTGGTGACCTGTGTCATGGTATCCACAGAgatttcaaagataaaTTCAAATATGCATTGGTGTGGGGTTCTTCCGCTAAGCATTCTCCTCAAAAGTGCGGGTTGAATCACAGGattgatgacgaagatgtagtttctttatttgCAAAATGA
- the ERG1 gene encoding squalene monooxygenase (similar to Saccharomyces cerevisiae ERG1 (YGR175C); ancestral locus Anc_5.185), with protein MSAVNVAPELINADNTITYDAIVIGAGVIGPCVATGLARKGKKVLIVERDWAMPDRIVGELMQPGGVRALRSLGMIQSINNIEAYPVTGYTVFYNGEQVDIPYPYKADIAKVEKLKDLVKDGNDKVLEDSTIHIKDFEDDERERGVAFVHGRFLNNLRSITAQEPNVTRVQGNCIDILKDDKNEVVGAKVDIDGRGKVEFKAHLTFVCDGIFSRFRKELHPDHVPTVGSSFVGMSLFNAKNPAPMHGHVILGSEHMPILVYQISPEETRILCAYNSPKVPADIKTWMIKDVQPFIPKSLRPSFDEAVSQGKFRAMPNSYLPARQNDVTGMCVIGDALNMRHPLTGGGMTVGLHDVVLLIKKIGDLDFSDREKVLDELLDYHFERKSYDSVINVLSVALYSLFAADSDNLKALQKGCFKYFQRGGDCVNKPVEFLSGVLPKPLQLTRVFFAVAFYTIYLNMEERGFLGLPMALLEGIMILITAIRVFTPFLFGELIG; from the coding sequence ATGTCTGCTGTTAACGTTGCACCTGAATTGATTAATGCCGATAACACAATTACATACGATGCTATTGTCATCGGTGCTGGTGTTATCGGCCCATGTGTTGCTACTGGTCTAGCAAGAAAGGGTAAAAAAGTTCTTATCGTTGAACGTGACTGGGCTATGCCTGACAGAATTGTCGGCGAATTAATGCAGCCAGGTGGTGTTAGAGCATTGAGAAGTTTGGGTATGATTCAATCTATTAACAACATCGAAGCCTACCCTGTTACTGGTTACACTGTTTTTTACAACGGTGAACAAGTCGACATTCCATATCCTTACAAGGCAGATATCGCTaaggttgaaaaattgaaagatttagTTAAAGATGGTAATGACAAGGTCTTGGAAGACAGCACCATTCACATCaaggattttgaagatgatgaaagagaaagaggtGTTGCTTTTGTCCATGGTAGATTCTTGAACAACTTGAGAAGCATCACTGCTCAAGAACCAAACGTTACTAGAGTACAGGGTAACTGTATTGATATTCTAAAAGATGACAAGAACGAGGTTGTGGGTGCTAAAGTCGACATCGATGGTCGGGGCAAGGTGGAATTCAAGGCACACTTGACATTTGTTTGCGATGGTATCTTTTCTCGTTTCAGAAAGGAATTACATCCAGACCATGTGCCAACTGTCGGTTCTTCGTTTGTTGGTATGTCTTTGTTTAATGCTAAGAACCCTGCTCCTATGCACGGTCATGTTATTCTAGGTAGTGAACATATGCCAATCTTGGTTTATCAAATCAGCCCTGAAGAAACAAGAATCCTTTGTGCTTACAACTCTCCAAAGGTTCCAGCTGATATCAAAACTTGGATGATTAAGGACGTCCAACCTTTTATTCCAAAGAGTCTACGCCCTTCATTTGACGAAGCCGTCAGTCAAGGTAAATTCAGAGCTATGCCAAACTCCTACTTACCAGCTAGACAAAACGATGTCACTGGTATGTGTGTTATTGGTGACGCTCTAAATATGAGACACCCATTGACCGGTGGTGGTATGACAGTTGGTTTGCATGACGTTGTGTTgttgatcaagaaaattggTGATCTAGATTTCAGTGACCGTGAGAAGGTTTTGGATGAGTTACTAGATTATcactttgaaagaaagagttaCGATTCGGTCATCAATGTTTTATCCGTGGCCTTATACTCCTTGTTCGCCGCTGATAGTGATAACTTGAAGGCACTACAAAAGGGTTGTTTTAAATACTTCCAAAGAGGTGGTGACTGTGTCAACAAGCCTGTTGAATTTTTGTCTGGTGTCTTACCAAAGCCTTTGCAATTGACTAGAGTGTTCTTTGCTGTTGCCTTTTACACCATCTATTTAAATATGGAAGAACGTGGTTTCTTGGGATTGCCAATGGCCTTATTGGAAGGTATTATGATCTTGATCACAGCTATCAGAGTATTCACTCCATTTTTGTTTGGTGAATTGATTGGTTAA
- the YIP1 gene encoding transporter YIP1 (similar to Saccharomyces cerevisiae YIP1 (YGR172C); ancestral locus Anc_5.177) yields MSFYNANSNANNGGGFYQPSAQFAVPQGSMNFQNTVDSSNTGNDNNLGVAPDPLPVGILHALSTKGYAHEPPLLEEVGINFDHIITKTKMVLIPIRFGNGVPQEILNDSDLAGPLIFFLLFGLFLLMAGKVHFGYIYGVALFGTISLHNLSKLMSNNDTSIQTNLQFFNTASILGYCFLPLCFLSLMGIFRGLNNTTGYIISVLFVIWSTWTSSGFLNSLLQLQNARLLIAYPLLIFYSVFALMVIFV; encoded by the coding sequence ATGTCCTTTTACAATGCTAATAGTAATGCTAATAATGGTGGCGGCTTTTATCAACCTTCCGCACAATTTGCGGTTCCTCAGGGATCCatgaattttcaaaatactgTTGACTCTTCAAATACTGGTAATGACAATAATTTGGGTGTTGCCCCCGATCCTTTGCCAGTGGGTATTCTACACGCTCTTTCCACGAAGGGGTATGCACATGAACCTCCATTGTTAGAAGAAGTTGGGATTAATTTCGATCATATTATAACAAAAACCAAGATGGTTCTTATACCAATACGTTTTGGTAATGGTGTGCCACAAGAGATCTTGAACGATTCAGATTTGGCCGGGCCtttgatattctttttattatttggtctttttttgttgatggCTGGAAAAGTTCATTTTGGTTACATTTATGGTGTCGCCTTGTTTGGCACCATTTCTCTACACAATTTATCTAAATTAATGAGCAATAATGATACTTCTATTCAAACAAACCTACAATTCTTTAATACAGCATCCATCCTGGGGTACTGCTTTTTGCCTTtgtgttttctttctttaatgGGCATTTTTCGTGGCTTGAACAACACTACGGGGTATATTATATCAGTACTATTTGTGATTTGGAGTACTTGGACTTCTTCTGGATTCTTAAACTCCTTATTGCAGTTACAGAACGCCAGATTATTAATCGCTTACCCACTATTGATCTTTTACAGCGTTTTTGCCCTCATGGTAATTTTTGTTTAA
- the CBP4 gene encoding Cbp4p (similar to Saccharomyces cerevisiae CBP4 (YGR174C); ancestral locus Anc_5.186) — MERPLWVRWLKVYAIGGAIIGSGFLLFKYTTPTDEQLISQLSPELRLQYEREKKLRQSEQQALMKIVKETSQSNDPIWKTGPIQSPWERSGDNVQSRDHFAKIRAEEVQKEELARIRDELSQLRSDTEKKTKEIVQDKQGKSWWRFW, encoded by the coding sequence ATGGAAAGACCATTGTGGGTACGTTGGTTGAAAGTGTATGCAATCGGTGGGGCCATCATCGGAAGTggttttttgcttttcaagTATACAACGCCAACTGATGAACAATTAATTAGCCAGCTTTCCCCTGAATTACGTCTACAATATGAGAGGGAGAAAAAGCTACGTCAATCAGAACAGCAGGCACTAATGAAAATTGTTAAAGAGACCTCTCAAAGTAACGATCCTATCTGGAAAACGGGGCCCATTCAATCACCGTGGGAAAGAAGTGGTGATAACGTTCAAAGCAGAGACCACTTTGCTAAAATAAGGGCAGAGGAGGTACAAAAGGAAGAGTTAGCCAGAATTAGAGATGAACTGTCCCAGTTAAGGTCCGACACtgagaagaaaacaaaagaaatagtaCAGGATaaacaaggaaaaagcTGGTGGCGATTCTGGTAA